Proteins encoded by one window of Erythrobacter sp.:
- a CDS encoding cytochrome c, with the protein MRALAIAGLALVAACATVPAANSYFVREGMVEHINPPTEAIWNLQVEVMDDNGNFDPALMDDAKWATLTANAARLDEQAQRMAAAEIFVAADPAGDLTDPPEGTDLAAIQARLDAEPQAYRAFAQAMAVHTGQLHQAALARDAARVTTLVNDLQPVCKACHDVFWYPEEYAD; encoded by the coding sequence ATGCGGGCACTGGCGATAGCAGGACTGGCACTGGTGGCAGCCTGCGCGACGGTACCAGCGGCCAACAGCTATTTCGTGCGCGAGGGCATGGTCGAGCACATCAACCCGCCGACCGAAGCGATCTGGAACCTCCAGGTCGAAGTGATGGACGACAACGGCAATTTCGATCCCGCGCTGATGGACGACGCGAAGTGGGCCACGCTGACCGCCAATGCCGCGCGGCTTGACGAGCAGGCCCAGCGCATGGCCGCTGCCGAGATTTTCGTGGCGGCCGATCCGGCGGGCGATCTGACCGATCCGCCCGAGGGCACCGATCTCGCCGCGATCCAGGCGCGGCTCGACGCCGAGCCGCAGGCCTACCGCGCTTTTGCGCAAGCAATGGCCGTGCACACCGGGCAGTTGCACCAAGCCGCGCTCGCCCGCGACGCGGCACGGGTCACAACACTGGTCAACGACCTGCAACCGGTGTGCAAGGCCTGCCACGACGTATTCTGGTATCCCGAGGAATACGCCGACTAG
- a CDS encoding ABC transporter ATP-binding protein/permease, producing the protein MPAIRPVERLSGRTDRHTALVPRAAVPHLGREVRDFGTSTDTKSAASDRGDWATMRRFLPYLWPKARPDLKKRIVGAAVLVLLAKAVVLTLPFAYARAVDTMGAEGDPAVWVAMALVIAYAAGRFGNVLFDQLRNIVFNRVGQDAVLGLTEDVFARLHRLSLRFHLSRRTGEITRVIDRGTKSISSMLYFLLFNIAPTVIELVVVSAIFWVIFGWELVAATFITVVVFIWTTQAITEWRVKLRKDMNDLDGQAMARAVDSLLNYETVKYFNAEERERKRYSGSATAYTEAAIKTENSLGLLNIVQALILNLMMAFAMAWTVWGWSRGTLSPGDLVLVNTYLLQLFRPLDMLGWVYRTIRQGLIDMADMFRLLDTKAEVEDAPGAPALIVRRPMVTFENVSFGYDKDRQILHGLSFEAPAGAHVALVGPSGAGKSTIGRLLFRFYDPWEGRICIDGQDIREVTQESLRRAIGIVPQDTVLFNDTIGYNIAYGRDDAAHEQIRQAAADAAILPFIVGLPQGFDTEVGERGLKLSGGEKQRVAIARTLLKDPPILLLDEATSALDSRTEQEILATLRQVTAERTTLAIAHRLSTIADADLINVMDAGRIVEQGSHNALLRLGGLYAEMWNRQQNEDSETREAAE; encoded by the coding sequence ATGCCGGCAATTCGGCCTGTTGAAAGGTTATCTGGCCGAACGGACCGGCATACCGCACTTGTGCCACGCGCCGCCGTGCCCCACTTGGGGCGCGAAGTGAGAGATTTCGGAACCAGTACTGATACCAAGTCCGCCGCCAGCGATCGCGGCGATTGGGCAACCATGCGCCGCTTCCTGCCCTATCTGTGGCCCAAGGCGCGGCCCGACCTCAAAAAGCGCATTGTCGGCGCAGCCGTGCTGGTTTTGCTGGCGAAGGCGGTCGTGTTAACGCTGCCCTTCGCCTATGCGCGCGCGGTTGATACGATGGGGGCCGAGGGCGATCCCGCCGTGTGGGTCGCCATGGCACTGGTGATCGCCTATGCTGCCGGGCGGTTCGGCAATGTTCTGTTCGACCAGCTGCGCAATATCGTCTTCAACCGGGTCGGGCAGGATGCCGTTCTGGGTCTGACCGAGGATGTGTTCGCGCGCCTGCACCGCCTCTCTCTGCGCTTCCATCTCTCGCGCCGCACCGGCGAGATCACCCGCGTCATTGATCGCGGCACCAAGTCGATCAGCTCGATGCTTTACTTCCTGCTGTTCAACATCGCCCCCACGGTGATCGAACTGGTGGTGGTGAGCGCGATCTTCTGGGTGATCTTCGGCTGGGAACTGGTCGCCGCCACCTTCATCACCGTCGTCGTCTTCATCTGGACCACGCAGGCGATCACCGAATGGCGGGTGAAGCTGCGCAAGGACATGAACGATCTCGACGGGCAGGCGATGGCCCGCGCGGTGGACAGCCTGCTGAATTACGAGACGGTGAAGTATTTCAACGCGGAGGAGCGCGAGCGGAAGCGCTACTCCGGCTCGGCCACCGCCTATACCGAAGCCGCGATCAAGACCGAGAATTCATTGGGCCTGCTCAACATCGTGCAGGCGCTGATCCTCAACCTGATGATGGCCTTCGCGATGGCCTGGACGGTGTGGGGCTGGTCGCGCGGCACGTTGTCGCCGGGCGATCTGGTGCTGGTGAACACCTACCTGCTGCAACTGTTCCGCCCGCTCGACATGCTCGGCTGGGTCTATCGCACGATCCGGCAGGGGCTGATCGACATGGCGGACATGTTCCGCCTGCTCGATACCAAGGCCGAAGTCGAAGACGCTCCCGGCGCCCCCGCGCTGATCGTTCGCCGCCCGATGGTAACTTTCGAGAACGTCAGCTTCGGATACGACAAGGATCGCCAGATCCTCCACGGCCTCAGCTTCGAAGCCCCGGCAGGAGCGCATGTGGCACTGGTCGGGCCTTCGGGCGCAGGCAAGAGCACGATCGGGCGGCTGCTGTTCCGCTTCTACGATCCGTGGGAAGGGCGCATCTGCATCGACGGGCAGGATATCCGCGAGGTGACGCAGGAATCGCTGCGCCGCGCGATCGGCATCGTGCCGCAGGATACGGTGCTGTTCAACGACACCATCGGCTACAACATTGCCTACGGGCGGGACGATGCTGCGCACGAGCAGATCCGGCAGGCGGCGGCGGATGCGGCGATCCTGCCGTTTATTGTCGGTCTGCCGCAGGGCTTCGACACCGAAGTGGGCGAGCGCGGGCTGAAATTGTCGGGCGGAGAGAAGCAGCGCGTTGCCATCGCCCGCACACTGCTCAAAGACCCGCCGATCCTGCTGCTCGACGAAGCCACCAGCGCGCTCGATTCGCGCACCGAGCAGGAAATCCTCGCCACGCTGCGGCAGGTGACGGCGGAACGCACCACCCTCGCCATCGCTCACCGGCTTTCGACGATTGCCGATGCCGATTTGATCAATGTCATGGATGCGGGCCGGATTGTGGAGCAAGGCAGCCACAATGCGCTGTTGCGGCTGGGCGGGCTCTACGCCGAAATGTGGAACCGCCAGCAGAACGAGGACAGCGAAACGCGCGAAGCGGCGGAATAG
- a CDS encoding cation:proton antiporter, producing MDSAFFGFAPYHILLAGCGLVIVAAYWLPRFFSGREPAASGLLILGGMAVFGLLPGVPEAFSPIDRPGFWEVASEFAVIIALFGTGIRIDRIRGKGLWSPTVRLLAIAMPLCILAVAVLGMAAGMTIAGAILLAAVLAPTDPVLAADVQVGPPLEGGEHPVRFALTAEAGLNDGLAFPFVYLAIFVAAASGGAATWLGEWFGLYVVYKIGVGALAGIGAGWLLGRVLFSLPHRNPLAETGTGVIAFAGVLLTYGFTELIEGYGFIAAFAMGVALRRKEAEHEYHARLHSFSEALEHAVTAILLVMLGGAIPALLPYLDWQHALLGIALIFVIRPVSGMLALAGTSLSWRQRGVVAFFGVRGIGSIYYLAYAGGMLDLVDEGALWATVVFTILLSTIVHGFSAGSMVWAATHEKGEVRGE from the coding sequence GTGGACAGCGCATTTTTCGGTTTTGCTCCCTACCATATCCTGCTGGCGGGGTGCGGACTGGTGATCGTGGCGGCCTATTGGCTGCCGCGCTTTTTTTCCGGGCGCGAGCCGGCGGCGTCGGGACTGCTGATCCTCGGCGGGATGGCGGTGTTCGGGCTGCTTCCCGGCGTGCCGGAAGCCTTCAGCCCGATCGACCGGCCCGGCTTCTGGGAAGTCGCTTCCGAATTCGCCGTCATCATCGCCCTGTTCGGCACCGGCATCCGGATCGACCGGATCCGGGGCAAGGGCCTGTGGTCGCCGACGGTGCGGCTGCTGGCGATTGCCATGCCGCTGTGCATCCTTGCGGTGGCCGTGCTCGGCATGGCTGCGGGGATGACGATAGCGGGGGCGATCCTGCTGGCCGCTGTGCTGGCCCCGACCGATCCGGTGCTGGCCGCCGACGTACAGGTCGGCCCGCCGCTCGAAGGCGGAGAACATCCCGTCCGCTTTGCCCTGACAGCAGAGGCGGGCCTCAACGACGGGCTCGCCTTTCCCTTCGTCTATCTCGCCATCTTCGTGGCCGCCGCATCCGGCGGAGCCGCGACTTGGCTGGGCGAATGGTTCGGCCTTTATGTGGTTTACAAGATCGGCGTCGGGGCACTCGCGGGGATCGGGGCAGGCTGGCTGCTGGGGCGCGTCCTGTTCAGCCTGCCGCATCGCAACCCGCTCGCGGAAACCGGCACCGGAGTGATCGCCTTTGCGGGCGTGCTGCTGACCTATGGCTTCACCGAATTGATCGAAGGCTATGGCTTTATTGCCGCCTTCGCCATGGGAGTGGCCCTGCGCCGCAAGGAAGCCGAGCACGAATACCACGCACGGCTGCACAGCTTTTCCGAAGCACTCGAACACGCCGTGACAGCGATCCTGCTGGTGATGCTGGGCGGAGCCATTCCGGCCCTGCTTCCCTATCTCGACTGGCAACACGCGCTGCTGGGGATCGCGCTGATTTTCGTGATCCGCCCGGTCAGCGGAATGCTGGCACTGGCGGGAACGAGCCTGTCATGGCGCCAGCGTGGCGTGGTCGCCTTCTTCGGCGTGCGCGGGATCGGCTCGATCTACTACCTCGCCTATGCGGGCGGCATGCTCGACCTGGTGGACGAAGGCGCGCTCTGGGCGACCGTGGTGTTCACGATCCTGCTGTCGACCATCGTCCACGGCTTCAGCGCGGGCAGCATGGTCTGGGCGGCGACGCACGAGAAGGGCGAGGTGCGGGGGGAGTGA
- a CDS encoding VOC family protein: protein MQVEALDHVNIITDKLDESARWYADLLDLERRDAPPPLTPQTAQWMYDAAGRAIIHINSVDCVRTYDREVEPGGLTGALHHVALRLQGFEEMKTRLDARGADYRENLVEAIGLRQIFTADPNNVLLELNFFGE, encoded by the coding sequence ATGCAGGTCGAAGCACTCGATCACGTCAACATCATCACCGACAAGCTGGACGAGAGCGCGCGCTGGTATGCCGACTTGCTCGATCTTGAACGCCGCGACGCCCCGCCGCCGCTGACCCCGCAAACCGCGCAATGGATGTATGATGCGGCGGGCCGGGCGATCATCCATATCAATTCGGTCGATTGCGTGCGGACCTATGACCGCGAGGTGGAACCCGGCGGTTTGACCGGGGCTTTGCACCACGTTGCGCTGCGTTTGCAGGGGTTCGAGGAAATGAAAACCCGGCTCGATGCGCGCGGTGCAGATTACCGTGAGAACCTCGTCGAAGCGATCGGGCTGCGGCAGATTTTCACGGCGGACCCGAACAACGTGCTGCTGGAGCTGAATTTCTTCGGGGAGTAA
- a CDS encoding aminomethyltransferase family protein, producing MADNLEQVLAKANGDIVGQLRNNKIGAYVYPVVAPEFSNWRDEQWAWQHGAVLFDQSHHMFDLYINGPDALKLLSDTMINSPAGFEVNKAKQYVPTTPYGHVIGDGIIFRLAEEQFVYVGRAPAANWLMYHAEKGGYNVEVINDPRSPSRPMGKPVQRISWRFQIQGPRAWDVIEKLNGETLEKLKFFNMSTMKIGEKTIRTLRHGMAGSPGLEIWGPYEDQEYVREHILKAGEEFGLIPVGSRAYPSNTLESGWIPSPLPAIYTGEKLADYRQWLGADSYEATGSIGGSFVGKSIEEYYLNPWELGYGPFVKFDHDFHGADALKEVAENKDTQRRKVTLEWNADDMKKIVGSMFDPEGEQYKFFDLPLANYANSNYDAVVDADGNTIGLSMFTGYSFNEKKALSLATVEHDLPLGTEINVLWGEDPNTQKTTVEKHKQMAVRAIVSPVPYGKMAADTYATGWRTSKKA from the coding sequence ATGGCCGACAATCTGGAACAGGTGCTGGCAAAAGCGAACGGCGACATCGTCGGCCAGCTGCGCAACAACAAGATCGGGGCCTATGTGTACCCCGTGGTTGCTCCGGAATTTTCCAACTGGCGTGACGAGCAATGGGCCTGGCAGCACGGCGCGGTGCTGTTCGACCAGTCGCACCACATGTTCGATCTCTACATCAACGGCCCGGACGCGCTCAAGCTGCTGTCCGACACGATGATCAATTCGCCCGCCGGGTTCGAAGTGAACAAGGCCAAGCAGTACGTCCCCACCACGCCTTACGGCCACGTGATCGGTGACGGGATCATCTTCCGGCTGGCGGAAGAGCAGTTCGTCTATGTCGGCCGCGCACCCGCCGCCAACTGGCTGATGTATCACGCCGAAAAGGGCGGCTATAACGTGGAAGTCATCAACGATCCGCGTTCGCCCAGCCGCCCGATGGGCAAGCCGGTGCAGCGCATCAGCTGGCGCTTCCAGATTCAGGGCCCGCGCGCGTGGGACGTGATCGAAAAGCTCAATGGTGAAACGCTGGAGAAGCTGAAGTTCTTCAACATGTCGACGATGAAGATCGGCGAAAAGACCATCCGCACCCTGCGCCACGGCATGGCCGGTTCGCCGGGCCTCGAGATCTGGGGTCCCTACGAAGATCAGGAATATGTCCGCGAGCACATCCTCAAGGCGGGTGAAGAGTTCGGCCTGATCCCGGTCGGCAGCCGCGCCTATCCGTCGAACACGCTCGAATCGGGTTGGATCCCCTCGCCGCTGCCCGCGATCTACACCGGCGAAAAGCTGGCCGATTATCGCCAGTGGCTGGGTGCCGACAGCTACGAAGCCACCGGCTCGATCGGCGGCTCGTTCGTCGGCAAGTCGATCGAGGAATACTACCTCAACCCGTGGGAGCTGGGTTACGGCCCGTTCGTCAAGTTCGACCATGATTTCCACGGTGCCGATGCGCTGAAGGAAGTGGCCGAGAACAAGGACACCCAGCGCCGCAAGGTGACGCTGGAATGGAACGCGGACGACATGAAGAAGATCGTCGGTTCGATGTTCGATCCCGAAGGCGAGCAGTACAAGTTCTTCGACCTGCCGCTGGCGAACTATGCCAACTCGAACTACGACGCGGTGGTCGATGCCGACGGCAACACCATCGGCCTGTCGATGTTCACCGGCTATTCGTTCAACGAAAAGAAGGCGCTGTCGCTGGCGACCGTCGAGCACGACCTGCCGCTCGGCACCGAGATCAATGTGCTGTGGGGCGAAGATCCCAACACGCAGAAGACCACGGTGGAAAAGCACAAGCAGATGGCGGTCCGCGCGATCGTTTCGCCGGTGCCTTATGGCAAGATGGCGGCGGATACTTACGCTACCGGCTGGCGGACTTCGAAGAAGGCCTGA
- a CDS encoding DUF2254 domain-containing protein — protein MTTNLKFLWMRLTANYWFFPALFSLLAALLGFAMIALDRSGAASFLSDVEWLAPARPKGAADMLTVMAGSMIGVAATVFSITIAAVAYASGNYGPRLLTNFMEDRGNQFSLATFIGSFVYALVVLRSVRAEDEVPASGVEVATALPGFTPQLSLLVAYALLALCVAVLVYFLNHIPSSIRINKVLEGIGSRLLDAIRETYPVEGSPGEAREAQGGEEIRAQSTGYIQLIDYAELQKIARECGGTFSLVVRTGDFVHRDLPVIRVAGCSANDVADKVLDCFTLGSNRTAEQDPQFLIDELVEIGLRALSPGINDPFTAITALHWLGAATAEIGRRDLCKDVCGNDGAEGDCPVIPRADSFEHYTDRGFGSIRSAVATSPTAARIMLEALENAAGPIQHPRRRQALRLEGEALIAQARLALVGPDLEALEARYRQFEATLPATPLRAAS, from the coding sequence ATGACCACCAACCTCAAGTTCCTCTGGATGCGTCTGACGGCGAATTACTGGTTCTTCCCGGCACTGTTCTCGCTGCTGGCTGCGCTGCTGGGCTTTGCCATGATCGCGCTCGATCGCAGCGGGGCAGCGTCGTTCCTGAGCGACGTCGAATGGCTCGCCCCTGCCCGGCCAAAGGGCGCGGCGGATATGTTGACGGTGATGGCGGGCAGCATGATCGGGGTTGCCGCCACGGTGTTCTCGATCACCATTGCCGCGGTCGCCTATGCCAGCGGCAACTATGGCCCGCGGCTGCTGACCAATTTCATGGAGGACCGGGGCAACCAGTTCAGCCTTGCAACCTTTATCGGCAGCTTCGTCTATGCGCTGGTGGTGCTTCGCTCTGTCCGCGCGGAGGATGAAGTTCCCGCCAGCGGCGTGGAAGTGGCCACCGCCCTGCCCGGTTTCACCCCGCAATTGTCGCTGCTGGTCGCCTACGCGCTGCTGGCGCTGTGCGTGGCGGTGCTGGTCTATTTCCTCAACCACATCCCTTCTTCGATCCGCATCAACAAGGTGCTTGAAGGCATCGGCTCGCGATTGCTTGATGCCATCCGCGAGACCTATCCGGTGGAGGGTTCCCCCGGCGAAGCCCGCGAAGCGCAGGGCGGTGAAGAGATACGGGCGCAATCTACCGGTTACATCCAGTTGATCGATTACGCGGAATTGCAGAAGATCGCCCGCGAATGCGGCGGCACTTTCTCGCTCGTCGTTCGCACCGGAGATTTCGTCCACCGCGACCTGCCCGTGATTCGCGTTGCCGGATGCTCGGCGAACGATGTCGCGGACAAGGTGCTCGATTGTTTCACTCTTGGTTCGAATCGCACTGCCGAGCAGGACCCGCAGTTCCTGATCGACGAGCTGGTGGAAATCGGGCTGCGCGCGCTGTCACCCGGCATCAACGATCCCTTTACCGCGATTACCGCGCTGCACTGGCTGGGTGCGGCGACGGCGGAAATCGGACGGCGCGACCTGTGCAAGGATGTCTGCGGGAACGATGGGGCGGAAGGTGATTGCCCGGTGATCCCGCGCGCCGACAGTTTCGAGCATTACACTGATCGCGGGTTCGGCTCGATCCGCAGCGCGGTCGCCACCAGCCCCACCGCAGCACGGATCATGCTGGAAGCGCTGGAGAATGCTGCCGGACCGATCCAGCATCCCCGGCGCAGGCAGGCCTTACGACTGGAAGGCGAAGCGCTGATCGCACAGGCGCGGCTTGCATTGGTCGGTCCCGATCTGGAAGCACTGGAGGCGCGCTATCGCCAGTTCGAGGCCACGCTGCCAGCTACGCCCTTACGCGCGGCGTCGTAG